The following are from one region of the Nicotiana tabacum cultivar K326 chromosome 3, ASM71507v2, whole genome shotgun sequence genome:
- the LOC107801848 gene encoding kinesin-like protein KIN-8B — translation MPSIRAPATRKATTLTVAVKCRPLTDREGGRDIVRVNNDKEVVILDPDLSKDYLDRIQNRSKERRYAFDYAFGPKSTNLGVYERSIQSTIAGVIQGLNATVFAYGSTGSGKTYTMAGTKDDPGLMVLSLNTIFDLIKNDKSSDVFLVTCSYLEVYNEVIYDLLEKSSGHLELREDPEQGIVVAGLRCIKVNSADKILELLTLGNSRRKTDSTEVNETSSRSHAVLEITVTRKQRDKYSNQVIRGKLALVDLAGSERASETNSGGQKLRDGANINRSLLALANCINALGKQQKKGLAYVPYRNSKLTRILKDGLSGNSQTIMIATISPAVSQYHHTVNTLKYADRAKEIKTHIQKNIGTINTHVSDYQRMIDSLQNEVSHLRKELADKETQLSAKPTEKASDDELSWLDTLSHETSENVQERINLQKALFEIEEMNISNRNELQNLDDAIAKQQAVEKDGAVFRALRSRRQVILDNIRDNDELSNNYLKEIEANEKRRCELQAMIDEAISNNGNKTYLRVLSQYRLLGIANTELQFEIAMRDQIIHNQREAQKNLWNLLLSLGLDEKQITDLALKQGITIEDWTMTAQIQLSDRRQSPNTGNGTYTTLSSSPPNFQLGASLPLDQYFCPRPISLGNQRPPYIHCRDEDHSSNYLYEYSPSENTALNKDKSLLRDDTSSLHGEPDRHHLEFCSSYPPTINQFSSCSESGMSMTPSHVNFRQQRKQHQQDVRSSSMSQQIHPNHHAEISSNDYLHHGRMMVHRVSSQGRFHSSSLTQNFASINSNPVFPKLGQFNLRDMQMLPSYDTTKQVSFSSNSLEAQPPRFI, via the exons ATGCCAAGCATTAGAGCTCCAGCTACAAGGAAAGCCACTACCCTTACG GTAGCGGTGAAATGTAGGCCACTGACGGATAGAGAAGGAGGTCGTGATATAGTTAGAGTAAACAATGATAAG GAGGTTGTTATATTGGATCCTGACCTGTCAAAGGATTACTTAGATCGCATACAGAATCGTAGCAAAGAACGAAGATATGCTTTTGATTATGCATTTGGACCTAAATCCACAAATTTG GGCGTCTATGAGAGAAGTATTCAGTCTACAATTGCTGGGGTCATTCAAGGCCTGAATGCAACTGTCTTTGCTTATGGTTCAACAGGCAG CGGAAAAACATATACAATGGCTGGAACTAAAGATGACCCTGGACTTATGGTTCTGAGTCTTAACACGATATTCGATCTTATCAAGAATGACAAAAGCTCTGACGTGTTTCTAGTTACTTGCTCCTACCTTGAAGTCTACAATGAG GTAATATATGACTTACTTGAGAAGTCATCAGGTCACTTGGAGCTCAGAGAGGACCCAGAGCAAGGAATTGTGGTTGCTGGGCTTAGATGTATCAAG GTTAATTCAGCTGATAAAATCCTTGAGCTCTTAACTTTGGGGAACAGCAGGCGAAAAACAGATAGCACAGAGGTTAATGAAACTTCATCACG CTCTCATGCAGTGTTGGAGATTACTGTGACTAGGAAACAGCGAGACAAATACTCTAATCAGGTTATAAGAGGAAAACTGGCACTTGTGGATCTTGCTGGAAG TGAACGAGCTTCTGAAACAAATAGTGGAGGTCAAAAGTTGAGAGATGGCGCTAACATTAATCGATCTCTTCTTGCTTTAGCAAACTGCATAAATGCTCTGGGGAAACAACAGAAGAAGGGTCTAGCTTATGTTCCTTACCGCAATAG CAAATTGACACGGATTCTGAAAGATGGTCTGAGTGGTAATTCCCAAACAATAATGATTGCCACCATATCACCAGCTGTCAGTCAGTATCACCATACTGTGAACACCTTAAAGTATGCTGACAGAGCAAAGGAAATTAAGACACACATTCAG AAAAATATTGGCACAATCAATACGCATGTTTCAGACTACCAACGGATGATCGATAGCCTTCAA AATGAGGTCAGCCATTTGAGGAAGGAATTAGCTGACAAAGAAACACAACTAAGTGCTAAGCCTACTGAAAAAGCGTCAGATGACGAGCTTTCTTGGTTGGACACATTGAGCCATGAAACCAGTGAAAATGTCCAGGAGAGGATAAATTTACAGAAGGCTTTGTTTGAGATAGAGGAGATGAACATTAGCAACCGTAATGAACTCCAAAATCTTGATGATGCAATTGCGAAACAACAG GCCGTTGAAAAGGATGGGGCAGTTTTCCGGGCTCTTAGATCAAGGCGCCAAGTCATTCTTGATAATATTCGCGACAATGATGAGCTCAGTAACAATTATCTGAAG GAAATTGAAGCAAATGAGAAGCGAAGGTGTGAACTCCAAGCTATGATTGATGAAGCCATTAGCAACAACGGAAACAAGACTTACTTGAGAGTTCTGAGTCAATACAGGCTACTG GGAATTGCTAATACTGAACTTCAGTTTGAAATTGCAATGAGAGATCAAATAATCCACAATCAAAGGGAAGCACAAAAGAATCTGTGGAATTTGCTCCTAAGTTTAGGCCTTGATGAAAAGCAGATAACAGATCTTGCCCTTAAACAAGGAATAACTATTGAAGACTGGACAATGACTGCCCAAATTCAATTATCTGATAGAAGACAGTCACCAAACACAGGAAATGGAACATATACTACCTTATCTTCTTCtcccccaaattttcaacttggtgCCAGCTTGCCACTTGATCAATACTTCTGTCCTAGGCCAATTTCCCTGGGAAATCAGAGACCACCATATATCCATTGCAGGGACGAAGACCACAGTTCTAATTATTTGTATGAGTACTCTCCATCAGAAAATACGGCTCTGAACAAAGACAAAAGTTTGCTTAGAGATGACACTTCTTCACTTCATGGAGAACCTGATAGGCATCATCTTGAGTTTTGCAGTTCATATCCGCCAACAATAAACCAATTTTCTTCATGCAGTGAAAGTGGCATGTCAATGACACCTTCCCATGTGAACTTCAGGCAGCAGCGGAAGCAGCACCAACAG GATGTCCGGTCAAGCTCTATGAGCCAGCAAATACACCCAAACCACCATGCTGAAATCAGTAGCAATGATTACCTTCACCATGGACGGATGATGGTTCACAGGGTATCAAGCCAAGGTCGGTTTCATAGTAGCTCCTTAACCCAGAACTTTGCCTCAATCAACTCGAATCCCGTGTTCCCCAAACTTGGGCAATTTAACCTGCGAGATATGCAGATGCTTCCTTCCTATGATACAACCAAGCAAGTTTCATTTAGTTCTAATAGCCTAGAAGCTCAGCCACCAAGATTTATTTAA